The following nucleotide sequence is from Pseudomonadota bacterium.
CGATCCCATACGTCGATCGCGTCCGGCGCGGCGCGCGGCGTATTTCGATCCAGCCTTGTGCGGTGCGCCCTTCAGGTGAAGTCACGCGCAAGGTGCGGCGGTAGTGCCGCGCATCCACCGACTCGACGCCTGGGATCGCGCGCACAGCAAAAAAATCAAGCAACGCGTCGAAGTCGAACGGCTGCCGGGCTTGTAGCCGGAACGTATGGTGATCGAGCGCGCGCGGCACCCCACTGCGCTTGCGCAACGCGGTCGGGCTCATCCGGTATCGCTGCGAAAACGAGGTGTTCATCCGACGCACACTGCCGAAACCCGCGGCGAGTGCGACGTCGATCACGGGCATCGCGCTGTCGGTCAGCGGACGCTTGGCCAATAACAGCCGCGCAGTCTGCGCGTACGCGACCGGCGTGATGCCGAACTCGGCTTCGAAAACCCGACGCAGATGTCGATCGGTGACGCCGAGTCCGCGTGCGAGAGACGTCAAGCTCTTTTCTGCAAGCGCGCCGTCGTCGATCTGACTGGCCGCGGCGCGAGCCAGGCGCGCGGACGCATCGGCTGGCGGCGCCGGGCGCAAGTTCCGGCCGGCAGCGCAGGCACGGCCGGAATCCCGCATCCTCGGCCGCCGCCGCGCTGTTGAAGAAGCGGCAGTTTTCGCGCTTGGGTAGGGGTGCGGGACAAACCGGTCTGCAATAGATGCGCGTCGATCGCACCGCCGTGAAGTAGCGGCCGTCGAAGCGGGCATCCCGCGCACGGACCGCCCGGTAGCAAGCGTTCGTGTCGAGAACCATGGCGGCACTATGAACGAAAGCAGCGCCCCTTGCGCGCCGTTTTCGGACATAGGCACCGGTTTCGATCCGCGCGCAGGGCCCGACGAGTCGGCAACTCTAGGCCGAGGACCCACATGTTTGACAGCTCATGAGTCCAGCAATACTGCGCCTCTTGACGAAAAAAAGGCGTTTAAAATCCTTATCCCTCGCCCAACGGGCCGAAAATGGCCCGGGAACTATGAAACGTAGACCTCGCGACTCCTTTTCCGCCCGAAACCGATACACATATGCGCACCGCTCAACCATTTTTGGTTACTTGTTCAGAGCTTCCCTAATGCACACTCGGCTGATCACGGTGAGACACCCCATCCGTTGGCGCTGGCCCGCCTGAGCTGGCCCCGGGTGCTCAAACGGGTGTTTGACATCGACATCGCCCCAGTGCGGCGGCCCCTTGACAATCCTCGCCGCCATCGAAGACCCCACCGTGATCGCCAAGATCCTCGCGCATCTCGGCCTGCCCTCAGAGCACCGCCCCGATCCCCGGTGCGGGCATCCGATCGACTCCACATGGCCTGATCCCCAACCGATATCCCCTCCGGTTCAGCTCCCTGAGCCGACCCTTGTATGTTGTTGTGGTTGGTGAGATATATGAGAATTGTTAGGGCTTTGGAGGCTGTGGGCAAGGGGGCGCGCGGTGGGAAACGCGCAGCGTTTTCCACGGCAAGCGCCCGGTGCGCCAAAGGCGCATTGTCCACATCCTCCAAAGCCCTGCGCCGGCTCGGTGCGGCAGCTCGTCCGACCCTGGGGCGCCGAAGCCCGTGGGGGAGCGTAGGGCGCCGCACCGTGTTCTCCGATTAACCCGAACGGTTGCTGGGGCCAATGAGCCCGCATTTTTGCAAGGTGGGGTATGAGCGAGAATCCTGAGATCTTTGTAGGCATCGACATCTCCAAGGACACCCTGGACGTCGGTTTTCAGCCCTCTGGGCAGACCGTCCAGATCCCGCACGACGAGCCAGGCATCACCGAGGCGACGAGACGCTTGCGTGAGGCCGCGCCCCGCCTG
It contains:
- a CDS encoding helix-turn-helix domain-containing protein, with product MRDSGRACAAGRNLRPAPPADASARLARAAASQIDDGALAEKSLTSLARGLGVTDRHLRRVFEAEFGITPVAYAQTARLLLAKRPLTDSAMPVIDVALAAGFGSVRRMNTSFSQRYRMSPTALRKRSGVPRALDHHTFRLQARQPFDFDALLDFFAVRAIPGVESVDARHYRRTLRVTSPEGRTAQGWIEIRRAPRRTRSTYGI